In Hypanus sabinus isolate sHypSab1 chromosome 17, sHypSab1.hap1, whole genome shotgun sequence, the following proteins share a genomic window:
- the LOC132407148 gene encoding tyrosine-protein phosphatase non-receptor type substrate 1-like has protein sequence MYYCEAKIQGRFLGRGSGSRLTVFAPPTPLEIVPIGGFSASPKLLCKTAAFYPEKLEIVWQINNKQIHTGIQSVTNRSVGGLYEASSLLEITQSTAGKDVYICLVSHVSLTVPACFSYIHDQGSDTKFILACAAGGTTILALIIVLVIVKLNKSHGFNGSSLDKCQNEEQAEHASVAHTTAYASLNLTGSKGLQKDRQQEEHIIYSPTKRNGADKLTYASLQLPDSNNTSASKHQNQHALYADVNTSKKL, from the exons ATGTATTACTGTGAAGCAAAGATTCAAGGAAGATTTCTCGGGAGAGGAAGTGGCTCCAGGCTCACTGTGTTCG CTCCTCCAACTCCATTGGAAATTGTTCCAATTGGAGGGTTTTCGGCTTCTCCAAAGCTCCTTTGTAAAACGGCTGCCTTCTACCCGGAGAAATTAGAAATCGTTTGgcaaataaataacaaacaaattCACACTGGAATACAGAGTGTAACAAACCGGAGCGTGGGTGGATTGTACGAAGCTTCTAGCTTATTGGAAATCACGCAGTCTACTGCAGGAAAAGATGTTTACATCTGTCTGGTGTCGCATGTCTCCCTCACGGTGCCTGCCTGTTTCAGCTACATACATGATCAAG GCTCTGATACAAAATTCATTCTGGCATGTGCAGCGGGCGGAACGACGATTTTAGCTCTGATAATAGTTTTGGTGATAGTCAAGTTAAATAAATCGCACG GGTTTAACGGAAGTTCTCTGGACAAATGTCAGAATGAAGAGCAG GCTGAACATGCTTCTGTGGCGCATACCACTGCCTATGCTTCACTAAATTTGACGGGGAGCAAAGGACTTCAAAAAGATCGACAACAAGAAGAGCACATTATCTATTCTCCG ACTAAAAGAAATGGAGCTGACAAGCTGACTTACGCTTCACTGCAGCTTCCGGATTCCAACAACACCTCAGCATCCAAACATCAAAACCAACATGCATTGTACGCAGACGTAAATACATCAAAGAAACTGTGA